Proteins co-encoded in one Schaalia radingae genomic window:
- a CDS encoding oxidoreductase produces MARVRLFEPIEVGARRIAHRVWMPPMCQYSALPSGPTMGQPTDWHVVHYGARALGGAAAVIVEATGVVPEGRISPYCLSLHSDEQIPAFARVADAIHAGGSTALIQLSHAGRKASDPVDWAVEHSRRWARQAGRDLPISDQRDHELEWQTVAPSAVAFNERLGTPRELTGEEIDGLIRAFGDAAERAMRAGFDGVQIHGAHGYLIHEFLSPFSNTRTDKWGGDFEGRTRFLRRIAQEIRSRIGDEVVLGVRLSGTDWTKEYPEDGRDGWTLEETVRLARELARPGTEFSAHEGARGVDMINMSTGGNVPDARIHGGVGYQVFAAEAVRTGLHDAGITDVPVSAAGLITGAEQAEQILVDGRADMIEVGRPLLTDPMLPHVWAVRLRSEMAWPDPYLRGTARY; encoded by the coding sequence ATGGCTCGTGTGCGTTTGTTTGAACCGATTGAAGTGGGAGCGCGCCGCATTGCACACCGCGTGTGGATGCCTCCGATGTGTCAATACTCCGCCCTCCCGTCAGGCCCCACAATGGGGCAGCCGACCGACTGGCATGTGGTGCATTATGGTGCGAGGGCGCTCGGCGGTGCAGCAGCCGTCATTGTCGAGGCGACCGGGGTCGTGCCAGAGGGGCGTATCTCCCCGTACTGCCTGAGCCTGCATTCTGACGAGCAAATCCCGGCCTTTGCGCGCGTAGCTGACGCGATCCACGCTGGCGGTTCGACTGCCCTGATCCAACTCAGCCACGCCGGACGTAAGGCGTCAGATCCGGTGGATTGGGCGGTGGAACATTCTCGCCGCTGGGCACGCCAGGCAGGGCGTGACCTTCCGATCTCGGATCAACGCGACCATGAACTTGAGTGGCAAACCGTTGCCCCGTCGGCCGTGGCGTTCAATGAGCGGTTGGGGACGCCTCGTGAGTTAACAGGTGAGGAAATTGACGGCCTGATCCGCGCGTTTGGTGACGCGGCAGAGCGGGCCATGCGCGCAGGTTTCGACGGCGTGCAGATCCACGGCGCTCACGGCTACCTGATTCACGAGTTTCTCTCACCATTTTCCAACACACGCACTGACAAGTGGGGCGGTGACTTCGAGGGCCGCACGCGTTTCCTGCGCCGCATAGCACAGGAAATCCGTTCACGTATTGGCGACGAGGTCGTCCTGGGCGTGCGCCTGTCGGGCACTGACTGGACGAAGGAATACCCCGAGGATGGTCGCGACGGCTGGACACTGGAAGAAACAGTACGTCTTGCCCGTGAACTGGCACGCCCCGGCACTGAGTTCAGTGCTCACGAAGGCGCTCGCGGTGTCGACATGATCAATATGTCGACCGGAGGGAACGTGCCGGATGCCCGTATCCACGGTGGCGTGGGATATCAGGTGTTCGCCGCGGAGGCTGTCCGCACAGGCCTGCATGATGCAGGAATTACCGATGTGCCGGTGTCAGCCGCGGGCCTTATTACGGGAGCTGAACAGGCGGAACAGATTTTGGTGGACGGTCGCGCCGACATGATCGAAGTGGGGCGCCCGCTTCTGACTGATCCGATGCTGCCGCACGTATGGGCGGTGCGTCTTCGCTCCGAGATGGCGTGGCCAGATCCGTATCTGCGTGGCACCGCGCGGTACTAG
- a CDS encoding DUF4921 family protein — translation MAKEQETHDRAIVRLADGTVKQTNLLSGTEVWTVPGRGHRPLSVPVETPEQLDPDQHGKYCAFCEQRYLETPPEKARLIRDEDGNWKQLEALPADELTSTVAEFRRIPNLFEIVSYNYWHLNHGHVPSEAEHRRMAEYLASSTGYDHVMRVVRARMMAGGMSEEDFDALSDSEKLQQANGFFSGGHDVIVARRHYVDGATDNTQLAGSGTLTPEEHYQYTAFTTRAMADLYGLDPAVKYVAAFQNWLKPAGASFDHLHKQLVAIDSHAVQTEAELSRLRAQPDLYDDIFSVGVTRRLLIAQNEHAIALAGFGHRYPTIAIWPLGEPVNPWHASDEQVRGVSDLLHAAHVATGVDVPCNEEWYHRPPGVSTPMRWRILLKWRISTLAGFEGGTRIYLNTIDPWTVRERVVKRLLEERGKGTIAPMKIGDECSADPSLLHGEG, via the coding sequence ATGGCGAAGGAGCAAGAGACCCACGACCGGGCCATTGTGCGGCTAGCTGATGGCACCGTCAAACAGACGAACCTGCTGTCCGGCACTGAAGTGTGGACCGTTCCCGGCCGGGGACACCGCCCTTTATCCGTGCCAGTTGAGACGCCCGAGCAGCTCGACCCAGATCAGCACGGCAAATACTGCGCCTTCTGTGAGCAGCGCTATCTGGAGACTCCACCCGAAAAGGCTCGTCTGATTCGCGACGAGGACGGCAACTGGAAACAGCTCGAAGCACTGCCAGCCGATGAGCTGACGTCGACTGTCGCTGAGTTCCGCCGCATCCCAAACCTCTTCGAAATCGTGTCCTACAACTACTGGCACCTCAACCACGGTCACGTTCCATCTGAAGCTGAGCACCGTCGAATGGCTGAATACCTGGCTTCCTCGACTGGCTATGACCACGTGATGCGGGTTGTGCGCGCGCGGATGATGGCGGGCGGCATGTCCGAGGAGGACTTCGATGCTCTGTCCGATTCAGAAAAGCTCCAACAGGCGAACGGGTTTTTCTCCGGTGGTCACGACGTGATCGTTGCGCGCCGACACTATGTTGATGGCGCGACGGATAATACGCAGCTGGCGGGGTCTGGCACCCTCACCCCGGAGGAGCACTATCAGTACACGGCATTCACTACCCGCGCGATGGCTGACCTGTACGGGTTGGATCCTGCTGTCAAGTACGTGGCAGCGTTCCAGAACTGGCTTAAACCGGCCGGCGCGAGTTTCGATCACCTGCATAAACAGCTGGTCGCAATTGACTCTCACGCGGTTCAGACTGAGGCAGAGCTTTCCCGCCTGCGAGCGCAGCCGGATCTATACGACGACATTTTCTCGGTCGGTGTCACGCGACGCCTGCTGATTGCGCAGAATGAGCACGCCATTGCGCTGGCCGGTTTTGGTCACCGCTACCCCACCATTGCGATCTGGCCGCTGGGCGAGCCGGTCAACCCATGGCACGCCTCCGATGAGCAGGTTCGCGGAGTTTCTGACTTGCTGCATGCTGCGCACGTGGCCACCGGGGTCGACGTGCCATGTAACGAGGAGTGGTATCACCGACCGCCCGGGGTGTCGACGCCGATGCGGTGGAGGATTTTGCTCAAGTGGAGAATCTCCACATTGGCCGGGTTCGAGGGCGGCACTCGCATCTACCTCAACACGATCGACCCGTGGACTGTGCGCGAACGCGTTGTGAAGCGCCTGCTCGAAGAGCGCGGAAAGGGCACGATTGCACCGATGAAGATCGGTGATGAATGTTCGGCTGATCCGAGCCTGCTGCACGGCGAGGGGTGA
- a CDS encoding DUF4235 domain-containing protein, translating into MDIGWKIASAGSMALSAMVANKLVEGGWKLVTGKPIPREDDDNVQIVQLLAFAALSAVCVSVIQRYAIKGAKKWYGPGQIDD; encoded by the coding sequence ATGGATATCGGGTGGAAGATTGCAAGCGCCGGGTCAATGGCTCTGTCGGCAATGGTGGCGAACAAGCTGGTCGAAGGCGGTTGGAAGCTTGTCACCGGCAAGCCGATTCCACGCGAAGACGATGACAATGTCCAGATTGTGCAGCTTCTGGCGTTCGCAGCCCTGTCAGCGGTGTGCGTGTCGGTCATTCAGCGTTACGCCATCAAGGGTGCGAAGAAGTGGTACGGACCTGGTCAGATTGACGACTGA